From a region of the Calonectris borealis chromosome 2, bCalBor7.hap1.2, whole genome shotgun sequence genome:
- the LOC142079536 gene encoding macrophage mannose receptor 1-like, whose translation MSFSRFLVFLSLVHGSLQSLDTFTLQGNANGQPCVFPFKYEGKQYSGCTAAGRSDGWLWCATTADFDADKLYGFCPLINDTERFWTEDISTGTHYQINSESALTWHQARKSCRQQNADLLSITEIHEQAYIGELTKKFSFAFWIGLNTLNFNSGWQWAGGSPFRYLNWAPGSPFLLPGKICGVMNPRKDAKWENQACNQRLGYICKKGNFILKSDIIPEEELRPIKCPDGWWPYAGHCYSIQREPKIWKDALTSCKRQDADLASVHNIAEYSFLVSQLGYKPTEELWLGLNDLKAHFYFEWSDGTPVTFTKWQRRHPTYTNGLEDCVVMKGQDGYWATDVCDKQLGYICKKKPSSQSSEKETIEDPGCPKGWKRYGFHCYLVGSAVLTFSEANKTCEQSKAYLATVESRNEQAFLISLMGLRSEKYFWIGLSDTEEHGSFRWTSGETPLFTHWNTAMPGKEQGCVAMGTGIAAGLWDVVSCEKTANYLCKQQAEGVPPPAPPVRVPAAACAEGWDGASRADSCFKFFVREGNQKKSWFEAEEFCREIGGNLVTINTREDQILLWQLASDKGLHTQAFWIGLFLLNPDDGFAWIDGSPIIYENWDEDEPNNHEELEHCVMFNRSPQMRWNDLRCEHLLNWICETKKGTLLKPEPDYKLEYQATDDGWIIYENKQYYFSKEHVHMEEARRICQKNFADLVVIENESKRQFLWKYIYTKLRVESYFIGLVVSFDQKFSWLDQTPVNYVAWAPKEPNFANNDENCVIMSKDFGFWKDISCAVKNAFICERHNSTYSGFAPTVLPSLGGCPETWLLFNNKCYKIFGSGEEERLTWHSARSACIALGGNLASIHNEQVQAFFTFHLKDVANETWIGLNDINSEGIYLWTDGSVFDYSKWARQFPFRDKYIKVDWNYITIQTDCIAMTKRSVDEAGYWENTDCQQNKSYICQMDSRPELFHSTTAPDSDFIHYDNSSYLIIPSKMNWEEARKACKEKSSELASIFDYYSNIFLLLQAVQYGEPLWIGLNSNVSYGYYRWTDKRKINFSKWYYGEPKQKIACVYLELRGTWKTAPCNEKHFPVCKKSEDVLPSDPPQDIGKCPESDHISWIPFRSHCYNFNANEMSWAQSVTQCVQSGGMLASVEDLAESNFLVEHANLHTSKTSGFWIGIYRNVNGQLLWQDNSALDFVNWGEGQPSEDQLDYCVQLSAFSGYWSILPCSSQKGYICEKPKTILKVAANVEDAKKDKAHGHMNMWMLLTLLLIILLGMSFMIYFLFKIKTQSETEREARQHSTLVEYSCVLTGKDNENYSTSDKEKNEHSVV comes from the exons ATGAGTTTCTCCAGGTtcctggtttttctttccctCGTGCATGGTTCGTTACAGTCACTGG ATACCTTTACATTACAAGGAAACGCCAATGGACAGCCATGTGTATTCCCTTTCAAATATGAAGGCAAACAGTACAGTGGATGCACAGCTGCTGGTAGGTCAGATGGCTGGCTCTGGTGTGCGACAACTGCAGACTTCGATGCTGATAAACTGTATGGATTTTGCCCACTAATAA ATGACACAGAAAGATTTTGGACAGAAGATATTTCAACTGGCACTCACTATCAGATAAACTCAGAATCAGCTCTAACATGGCACCAAGCAAGGAAAAGCTGTCGGCAGCAAAATGCAGATCTATTAAGCATCACAGAGATTCATGAGCAAGCATATATAGGGG agCTAActaaaaaattcagttttgcatTCTGGATTGGATTGAACACTTTGAATTTCAACAGTGGATGGCaatgggctgggggcagcccttTCAGATATTTAAATTGGGCTCCAG GAAGTCCTTTCTTGCTCCCTGGGAAAATCTGTGGAGTGATGAATCCCAGAAAAGATGCTAAATGGGAAAACCAAGCATGTAACCAGAGACTCGGCTACATTTGTAAAAAGGGAAACTTCATTTTAAAGTCTGACATTATACCCGAAG AGGAATTGAGACCTATTAAGTGCCCAGATGGCTGGTGGCCATACGCAGGCCACTGCTACAGCATTCAACGGGAACCCAAAATATGGAAAGATGCTCTGACTTCATGTAAGAGGCAAGATGCAGATTTGGCAAGTGTCCACAACATTGCTGAATACAGCTTTCTAGTATCACAGCTTGGTTACA AGCCAACAGAAGAGCTGTGGCTGGGTCTGAATGACCTGAAGGCTCACTTCTATTTCGAGTGGAGTGACGGGACGCCTGTGACATTCACCAAATGGCAGCGCAGGCATCCCACCTACACAAACGGTCTGGAGGACTGTGTTGTTATGAAGGGGCAG GATGGATACTGGGCAACTGATGTTTGTGATAAGCAACTTGGTTACATCTGTAAAAAGAAGCCTTCATCACAATCGTCTGAAAAAGAGACAATCGAGGACCCAGGCTGCCCGAAA GGTTGGAAAAGATATGGTTTTCACTGTTACTTGGTGGGCTCTGCAGTTTTGACGTTCTCAGAAGCAAATAAGACATGTGAACAGAGCAAAGCTTATCTAGCTACGGTGGAAAGCAG AAATGAGCAAGCCTTTCTGATTAGTCTGATGGGGCTGaggtctgaaaaatatttctggatcGGTCTCTCCGACACAGAAGAACACGGGAGTTTCAGGTGGACCAGTGGTGAAACTCCTCTCTTCACACACTGGAACACAGCAATGCCAG gaaaagagcaaggCTGTGTTGCCATGGGAACTGGAATTGCAGCTGGATTATGGGATGTTGTTAGCTGTGAGAAGACAGCAAATTATCTTTGCaaacagcaggcagagggagTGCCGCCTCCTGCTCCTCCGGTACgggtccctgcagctgcctgTGCCGAAGGCTGGGACGGAGCCTCCCGGGCAGACTCGTGCTTCAAA ttTTTTGTGAGAGAGGGAAACCAAAAGAAGTCTTGGTTTGAGGCTGAAGAATTCTGTAGAGAAATAGGAGGAAATCTGGTCACAATCAATACAAGAGAAGATCAAATTTTATTATGGCAATTAGCATC AGATAAAGGACTGCACACTCAGGCTTTCTGGATCGGTTTGTTTCTCTTAAATCCTGATGACGGATTTGCCTGGATTGATGGATCCCCT ATAATTTATGAGAACTGGGATGAAGATGAACCCAACAACCATGAAGAACTTGAACATTGTGTTATGTTCAATAGATCACCTCAAATGCGCTGGAACGACTTGCGCTGTGAACATTTACTTAATTGgatttgtgaaacaaaaaaag GTACGCTGCTAAAACCTGAACCGGACTACAAACTTG AATATCAAGCCACCGATGATGGATGGATTATATATGAAAATAAGCAGTACTATTTCAGCAAAGAACATGTCCATATGGAAGAAGCACGGAGAATTTGTCAGAAGAACTTTGCAGATCTTGTTGTCATTGAGAATGAAAGCAAAAGACAATTTCTATGGAAATAT ATTTACACAAAGCTGAGAGTGGAATCATATTTCATTGGGTTAGTTGTCAGTTTTGATCAGAAATTCAG CTGGCTGGATCAGACCCCAGTGAACTATGTCGCCTGGGCTCCAAAAGAACCCAATTTTGCGAATAATGATGAAAACTGTGTGATAATGTCAAAAGATTTTG GCTTTTGGAAAGATATAAGCTGTGCTGTGAAAAATGCCTTCATCTGTGAAAGGCACAATTCAACTTACTCAGGATTTGCTCCTACTGTACTTCCATCTCTGGGAGGATGTCCTGAAACCTGGCTTTTGTTTAACAATAAG TGTTATAAAATATTTGGATCCGGAGAAGAAGAGAGACTGACTTGGCACTCTGCAAGAAGTGCCTGTATAGCATTAGGGGGAAATTTGGCCTCTATACACAATGAGCAAGTGCAAG ccttctTCACCTTCCACCTAAAGGATGTTGCCAATGAAACGTGGATCGGACTGAATGACATTAACAGTGAGGGTATATATCTTTGGACAGACGGAAGCGTTTTTGATTATTCAAAGTGGGCAAGACAATTCCCATTTAGAGATAAATACATAAAAGTTGACTGGAACTATATTACAATAcag ACTGATTGTATTGCAATGACGAAAAGATCTGTAGATGAAGCAGGGTACTGGGAAAACACTGACtgtcagcaaaacaaaagctATATTTGCCAGATGGACAGca GGCCTGAACTGTTTCATTCCACAACTGCTCCGGATTCTGATTTCATCCATTATGATAACAGCAGCTATTTAATCATTCCTTCTAAAATGAATTGGGAAGAAGCAAGAAAAGCCTGCAAGGAGAAATCTTCAGAGCTTGCCAGCATTTTTGATTATTACAGTAATAtattcctgctgctgcaggcagtgcaATATGGAGAGCCCTTATGGATTGGGCTCAACAGCAATGTG AGTTATGGCTATTACAGATGGACcgataaaaggaaaataaatttttctaaGTGGTACTATGGagaaccaaaacagaaaatagcCTGTGTCTATCTTGAGCTCCGTGGGACCTGGAAAACAGCACcttgtaatgaaaaacattttcctgtctGCAAAAAATCTGAGG ATGTACTTCCTTCTGATCCCCCACAGGATATTGGAAAATGTCCTGAATCTGATCACATATCTTGGATTCCCTTCCGAAGCCACTGCTATAACTTCAATGCCAATGAAATGAGCTGGGCTCAGTCTGTGACTCAGTGCGTTCAATcag GTGGTATGTTGGCTTCTGTAGAAGATCTGGCTGAATCAAACTTTTTAGTAGAGCATGCAAACTTACACACAAGCAAGACAAGTGGCTTTTGGATAGGAATATACAGAAATGTAAATG GGCAGCTGCTCTGGCAAGACAACAGTGCCTTAGACTTTGTCAACTGGGGTGAAGGACAGCCCTCGGAGGACCAGCTTGATTACTGTGTGCAGTTGTCTGCGTTCTCCGGCTACTGGAGTATCCTTCCTTGCTCTTCCCAAAAGGGTTATATTTGTGAGAAACCAAAGA CTATTCTTAAAGTAGCTGCAAACGTGGAAG